A genomic window from Diospyros lotus cultivar Yz01 chromosome 2, ASM1463336v1, whole genome shotgun sequence includes:
- the LOC127794405 gene encoding probable mitochondrial adenine nucleotide transporter BTL1 produces the protein MVQKPPSHSSSSSQKKSYCVLGNGIYGGTGGRVVTVPIPKQRHDEEDDDEEEVVADHHRDLPLKLHKRLSSSALLHFPFPDLSKPFKDFMRSREVGELVSGALAGAMTKAVLAPLETIRTRMVVGVGPKSITGSFIDVIEQQGWQGLWAGNTINMLRIIPTQAIELGTFEHVKRTMTSAQEKWNQADSPVLQIGHVNLKFSLPWLSPVAVAGAAAGIVSTLACHPLEVLKDRLTVSPEAYPSLGVALSKIYKDGGLGAFYAGISPTLIGMLPYSTCYYFMYDTMKRSYCLTKNKKSLNRAEMLLVGALSGFTASTISFPLEVARKRLMVGALDGRCPPHMAAALSEVVRKEGLLGLYRGWGASCLKVMPNSGITWMFYEAWKDILLVERRHL, from the exons ATGGTCCAAAAACCCCCGTCCcattcctcctcctcctcacaG AAGAAGAGCTACTGCGTGCTGGGAAATGGCATCTACGGAGGAACTGGAGGAAGGGTGGTGACGGTCCCAATTCCAAAGCAGCGGCACGACGAAGAGGACGACGACGAAGAAGAGGTAGTGGCGGATCATCATCGTGATCTTCCCCTGAAGCTCCATAAGCGCCTCTCTTCGTCCGCTCTTCTTCACTTTCCCTTCCCCGACCTCTCAAAACCCTTCAAA GATTTTATGAGGAGTAGAGAAGTTGGTGAGCTTGTTAGTGGTGCTTTGGCAGGGGCTATGACGAAAGCTGTTCTTGCTCCTCTTGAAACCATCAG GACGAGAATGGTTGTTGGTGTTGGGCCCAAGAGCATTACTGGGAGTTTCATTGATGTCATTGAGCAGCAAGGTTGGCAAGGGCTGTGGGCAGGCAACACAATCAACATGCTTCGGATAATACCCACACAGGCAATTGAGCTCGGAACATTTGAGCATGTCAAACGAACAATGACATCTGCTCAAGAGAAATGGAATCAGGCTGACAGCCCAGTGTTGCAAATTGGTCATGTCAATTTGAAGTTTTCTCTTCCCTGGCTCTCTCCGGTTGCTGTGGCAGGAGCTGCTGCTGGAATTGTTAGCACACTTGCCTGTCATCCCCTTGAAGTTTTGAAG GATCGGTTGACTGTAAGTCCTGAAGCGTATCCTTCTCTAGGAGTTGCACTGAGTAAGATTTACAAGGATGGTGGATTAGGTGCCTTCTATGCTGGTATTTCACCTACACTGATTGGCATGCTTCCCTATAGCACGTGTTACTATTTCATGTATGACACAATGAAGAGATCTTATTGCTTGACAAAGAACAAGAAGTCTTTAAACCGTGCTGAGATGCTTCTGGTTGGAGCACTTTCAG GTTTCACAGCTAGCACGATCAGTTTCCCATTGGAGGTGGCGAGGAAACGGCTGATGGTGGGAGCTCTGGATGGTCGATGTCCACCCCACATGGCTGCAGCACTTTCGGAAGTCGTTAGAAAGGAAGGTTTGCTGGGCCTTTACAGAGGCTGGGGTGCTAGTTGTTTAAAAGTAATGCCCAACTCAGGAATCACCTGGATGTTTTATGAGGCTTGGAAGGATATATTGCTGGTTGAGAGGCGCCAcctataa